In Synechococcus sp. PCC 6312, one genomic interval encodes:
- a CDS encoding type II toxin-antitoxin system PemK/MazF family toxin — protein MPNGNLTYKRGDIWWVDLKPVIGHETDKERPCLILQNDVGNQNGSTTIVAPLWPGTKTYPFVVNVVPTPQNGLDRERHINLSQMRAVDAQRIKNKQGVLEDVYWGEIEKAICIELGFSLAFKSFAI, from the coding sequence ATGCCTAACGGAAACTTAACCTACAAGCGAGGAGATATCTGGTGGGTTGATCTGAAACCTGTTATTGGCCATGAAACCGATAAAGAACGCCCTTGTCTAATTTTGCAAAATGATGTCGGCAATCAAAATGGTTCAACAACAATCGTTGCTCCCTTATGGCCTGGAACAAAGACTTATCCGTTTGTTGTCAACGTTGTACCAACTCCCCAGAATGGACTCGATAGAGAGCGTCACATTAACTTAAGTCAAATGAGGGCTGTAGATGCTCAGAGAATTAAAAATAAACAGGGTGTTTTAGAAGATGTTTATTGGGGCGAAATCGAGAAGGCAATATGTATTGAACTTGGTTTCAGTTTAGCGTTTAAGTCCTTTGCAATATAG
- a CDS encoding DUF2721 domain-containing protein has translation MDASATRTLVIIQDLLAPSVMLMSQALFLLGLSGRRALVFNNISALEQNKIGLQALISTPAEHHLSPQAWQEQLERFAHLLQQRNRYVLYSVWSHIAAIICFVFTSLAIGLNLYAPNPLIQDLTWGLFVAGLVFTVLGLVALGVDEWLSHCMIGVHLTIALLVGSPGVICLESNRPEPMR, from the coding sequence ATGGATGCTAGTGCAACTCGTACCTTAGTCATCATTCAAGACTTATTGGCCCCATCGGTGATGTTGATGTCCCAGGCCCTGTTTCTTTTGGGCTTGAGTGGGCGGCGGGCGTTGGTGTTCAACAATATCAGTGCCTTAGAGCAAAATAAGATTGGGTTGCAAGCTCTGATTTCGACCCCGGCTGAGCATCACTTATCCCCCCAGGCCTGGCAAGAGCAACTCGAACGGTTTGCCCATCTGCTCCAGCAACGGAATCGGTATGTTCTCTATTCGGTCTGGAGCCATATCGCTGCGATTATCTGTTTTGTCTTCACATCCTTAGCTATTGGTCTCAATCTTTATGCACCGAACCCGTTGATTCAAGATTTAACTTGGGGCTTGTTTGTGGCGGGCCTGGTGTTTACGGTGCTTGGCCTGGTGGCTCTAGGAGTGGATGAGTGGCTCTCTCACTGCATGATTGGGGTGCATCTCACGATTGCGCTTCTGGTAGGTTCACCCGGAGTAATCTGCTTGGAATCAAACCGTCCCGAGCCAATGCGCTAG
- a CDS encoding glycosyltransferase family 4 protein has translation MKPKVLHIVTDLNLGGINTLIQNWQQSSLSTEFNFLVAEITQLETAFNLFRPQLVLLHSACSRQMLPKLLRLLGQQTKLIIFDHHYCSGFEKTVPSKFRLHLMLRLSYRLAYRVVAVSQGQSQWMLKNDLVAPEKLYVLPPIPNLQPLLNILPVESWTLPLNIGAYGRFTQQKGFDILLRTLQKYPELNITINLVGDGPDAAQLHGLAEGLSNVKISPATTNVSGFMASCQAIIIPSRWEPWGLACVEAKAAARPVIVSDVDGLSEQMNDCGILVQPDNIESLAAAFQSLTKQSPSQLEQWGNQGRASVINAWENHIKAFSAFLWDSL, from the coding sequence ATGAAACCTAAAGTTTTACATATTGTCACAGATTTAAACTTGGGGGGCATTAATACACTGATTCAAAATTGGCAACAGTCATCTTTAAGCACAGAATTTAACTTTTTAGTTGCTGAAATTACTCAACTGGAAACAGCGTTCAATTTATTTCGACCTCAGCTTGTTCTTTTACACAGTGCTTGCTCACGTCAGATGTTGCCAAAACTCTTGCGACTGCTAGGACAGCAAACTAAGCTGATCATTTTTGACCATCATTACTGTTCTGGATTTGAAAAGACGGTTCCCTCTAAGTTTCGTTTACATTTGATGCTGAGGTTGAGCTATCGTTTAGCCTATCGAGTTGTGGCTGTTTCTCAAGGACAGAGTCAATGGATGTTAAAGAATGATTTAGTGGCACCGGAAAAACTGTATGTCCTCCCCCCTATCCCCAATCTTCAGCCTTTATTGAATATCTTGCCTGTGGAATCATGGACATTACCTTTGAACATCGGTGCCTATGGACGGTTTACCCAGCAGAAAGGGTTTGATATCTTACTGAGGACGCTGCAAAAATATCCGGAATTAAATATCACAATCAACCTAGTCGGCGATGGCCCAGATGCAGCACAATTACACGGATTGGCTGAGGGCTTAAGTAACGTCAAAATAAGTCCAGCCACAACAAACGTATCAGGCTTTATGGCATCCTGCCAGGCCATTATTATTCCATCACGGTGGGAACCTTGGGGCCTGGCCTGTGTGGAAGCCAAAGCTGCGGCCCGGCCTGTGATTGTCAGCGATGTTGATGGCTTGAGTGAACAAATGAATGACTGTGGAATTTTAGTTCAGCCAGACAACATAGAATCCTTAGCCGCAGCATTTCAATCCTTAACCAAGCAATCTCCCAGCCAATTAGAGCAATGGGGAAATCAGGGTCGGGCATCCGTTATAAACGCATGGGAAAACCATATCAAGGCCTTTAGTGCTTTTTTATGGGACAGTTTATGA
- a CDS encoding ABC transporter ATP-binding protein — protein MNALTPILSAQNLSKTYATAWGTVDAVQDVSLSLLPGQFTAIIGRSGSGKSSLLAMISGLSRPTRGLVQIHDTNLWELSPNQRAEMRNRSFGFVFQFASLLPTLRAIDNVALPGLLGKEINATQAYGRANLLLEQVGLGHRLQAYPGQLSGGEQRRVAIARALINAPPLLVADEPTGDLDETTELEIMALLLHICRSQNISLVIVTHNLSLTQYADQVLHLERGVLTNTQQQFEASPKEYPLSRSPSELPSRSPTPVPISLGTNLGIDRRKFLWLLPIFSVVWGLDAGVAWYQRRLATAKKQAFAQLDQATHGYLYIDLQNVAYEPDGQSYRLTLVMQNLDREHPLYIQILPMRAFVQTGFTWQEIPTERPPDLGNSLIKLTTETTVTTIFTPNVAEPTELIPGYMHVRIDTDLLISQRPQPEDDLIQRSDPYYFYLKPHNADDAEILRHSHYPGPPPIYISMPPH, from the coding sequence ATGAATGCTCTCACCCCGATTTTAAGCGCCCAAAACCTGAGTAAAACCTACGCCACGGCCTGGGGAACGGTTGATGCGGTGCAAGATGTGAGTTTAAGCCTGTTACCCGGGCAATTTACCGCCATCATTGGTCGCTCGGGGTCAGGAAAGTCGTCGCTGTTGGCCATGATCAGTGGCTTAAGTCGGCCGACTCGGGGCCTGGTTCAAATCCATGACACCAATCTCTGGGAACTATCGCCTAACCAGCGGGCGGAAATGCGGAACCGCAGCTTTGGGTTTGTGTTTCAATTTGCCAGTCTGTTACCCACCTTACGCGCCATTGATAATGTTGCCTTACCTGGATTACTGGGAAAAGAAATCAATGCAACCCAGGCCTATGGTCGAGCCAACCTATTACTGGAGCAGGTGGGATTAGGACACCGTTTGCAAGCTTACCCCGGCCAATTATCGGGGGGTGAACAACGCCGGGTTGCTATTGCCAGAGCCTTAATCAATGCTCCACCGCTGCTTGTCGCCGATGAACCCACCGGAGACCTAGACGAAACCACAGAACTAGAGATCATGGCGCTGTTACTCCATATTTGTCGTTCTCAGAACATCAGCTTAGTCATCGTCACCCATAACCTCAGCCTCACCCAATATGCCGATCAGGTATTGCACTTAGAACGGGGAGTATTAACCAACACCCAACAACAATTTGAGGCCAGTCCAAAAGAATATCCCCTATCCCGCTCACCCTCAGAGTTGCCGTCACGATCACCCACGCCAGTCCCCATATCCTTAGGGACAAATCTAGGCATTGATCGGCGAAAATTCCTGTGGTTATTACCTATTTTTTCAGTGGTCTGGGGCCTGGATGCGGGCGTGGCCTGGTATCAACGACGGTTAGCAACAGCCAAGAAACAAGCATTTGCTCAGCTTGACCAGGCCACTCATGGCTACCTCTATATTGATCTGCAGAATGTTGCCTATGAACCGGATGGCCAGTCCTATCGCTTAACCCTGGTGATGCAAAACCTGGATCGAGAGCATCCCCTCTACATCCAAATCCTCCCAATGCGAGCCTTTGTCCAAACTGGCTTTACCTGGCAAGAAATACCCACCGAGAGGCCTCCAGACTTAGGGAATAGCCTAATCAAACTGACCACAGAAACTACCGTGACCACAATTTTTACGCCTAATGTTGCTGAACCCACAGAGTTAATTCCGGGGTATATGCATGTTCGCATCGATACAGATTTATTGATCAGCCAGCGGCCCCAGCCTGAGGATGACCTGATCCAACGCAGCGACCCCTATTATTTTTATCTCAAGCCCCATAATGCTGATGATGCTGAGATTTTGCGCCATAGTCACTATCCAGGCCCCCCGCCCATTTATATTTCCATGCCCCCTCACTAA
- a CDS encoding ABC transporter permease has translation MSSRNWIFLRLALQNLGRRKTRTLLLIGAVAVATGAIFAITTLLWGVQSSMIVGFSRLGADLLVVPQGTLVNITSALLTAAPTDLTLDSSLASEIATIPGVSQVAPQLIVRTDQSGYHWPGDMNHPVDLIAFDPGHDFTVKPWLVEQLSRPFQTGDVIVGGGHSEQLNQELYLYGQRLIVYGRLAPTGVGTHEQGLFVDFETLQHLSEASQTGKNPLQNQPGQYSGLLVKLKPGATSQQVQFAILAQAPQVKVIIGAAILTTVRQGLTALLGGILLLMLGMLVGLALMISVIFSAIVSERQQELGLLAAIGTKPGPLIGLVLLEATLMTGLGGFIGTGLGLGLIRLSQRTLIYDLNSLGVSFLWPGAWAMAALGLSCILGAALLGGLGALVPAWKMSRHDPYELIG, from the coding sequence ATGAGTAGTAGAAATTGGATATTCTTGCGGCTGGCTCTGCAAAATCTGGGACGGCGAAAAACTAGAACCCTATTGTTGATCGGGGCAGTGGCAGTGGCGACGGGGGCTATTTTTGCCATAACAACCCTGCTCTGGGGTGTACAAAGCAGTATGATCGTGGGGTTTTCCCGCTTGGGTGCAGATTTGCTCGTGGTTCCCCAGGGGACATTGGTTAACATTACCTCCGCTCTCCTGACTGCTGCACCGACTGATTTGACCCTCGACTCCAGCCTGGCCTCTGAAATTGCTACCATACCCGGCGTGTCACAGGTGGCCCCTCAATTGATTGTGCGAACCGATCAATCGGGATATCACTGGCCTGGAGATATGAATCATCCAGTCGATTTAATTGCCTTTGACCCAGGCCATGACTTTACGGTGAAACCCTGGTTAGTAGAGCAGTTATCTCGTCCATTTCAAACCGGGGATGTGATTGTCGGCGGTGGACATTCTGAACAACTCAATCAGGAGCTTTATCTCTATGGGCAGCGGTTGATTGTCTATGGTCGGTTGGCACCAACGGGGGTGGGAACCCATGAGCAAGGCCTGTTTGTTGATTTTGAAACGTTGCAGCACCTCTCAGAAGCAAGTCAAACTGGGAAAAATCCACTCCAGAACCAACCAGGCCAGTATTCCGGGTTATTAGTCAAACTCAAGCCCGGAGCCACATCCCAACAAGTCCAGTTTGCGATTCTGGCCCAGGCCCCCCAGGTTAAGGTGATTATCGGTGCAGCTATCTTAACCACTGTTCGGCAAGGGTTGACGGCTTTATTGGGCGGGATTCTGCTCTTGATGCTGGGGATGTTGGTGGGTTTGGCCTTAATGATTAGTGTGATTTTTAGTGCCATTGTCAGCGAACGGCAACAGGAATTGGGCCTCTTAGCCGCTATCGGGACAAAACCAGGGCCATTGATCGGCTTAGTCTTGCTCGAGGCCACGCTCATGACCGGCTTGGGTGGATTCATCGGAACAGGCCTGGGCCTGGGGCTAATCCGCCTCTCGCAACGAACGTTGATTTATGACTTAAACAGTCTCGGTGTCTCGTTTCTCTGGCCGGGAGCCTGGGCCATGGCAGCGTTAGGACTGAGTTGCATTCTCGGGGCTGCCTTGCTAGGGGGCCTGGGTGCTCTAGTGCCGGCCTGGAAAATGAGTCGCCATGATCCCTATGAGTTGATTGGATAA
- a CDS encoding XisH family protein, which produces MPKLDIIHNAVKNALIKDDWVITDDPYVIQYRRTVLYADLGAERPIGVERDGQKLVVEVKSFIGASKIQDLKEALGQYDIYRYLLEETAPDRKLYIAISNVAYNTFFTQDVTQLILNKHQLPIIVVDIEIEEIMQWIN; this is translated from the coding sequence ATGCCCAAATTAGACATTATCCACAATGCGGTAAAAAACGCACTGATAAAGGATGACTGGGTGATTACAGATGATCCTTACGTCATTCAATATCGAAGAACTGTGCTGTACGCCGATCTTGGTGCAGAGCGGCCGATTGGAGTTGAACGAGATGGGCAAAAGCTAGTTGTGGAAGTAAAAAGTTTTATTGGCGCATCAAAAATACAAGACTTGAAAGAGGCTCTCGGTCAGTATGATATCTATCGCTATCTTCTCGAGGAAACAGCCCCAGACCGAAAGTTGTACATCGCTATCAGCAACGTTGCATACAATACTTTTTTTACTCAGGACGTAACTCAGCTCATTCTCAATAAACATCAACTTCCAATCATTGTTGTAGACATAGAGATAGAGGAGATTATGCAATGGATAAATTAA
- a CDS encoding XisI protein, whose product MDKLIEYPTLIKRILTEYVELSNRHPNPDIETFLIVDDAKAHYIWMNLGWQNGERVTGMTVYVRIRDGKFWIEEDWTEDGIANDLVLAGVPREDIVLAFHEPQMRQYTDFPVAS is encoded by the coding sequence ATGGATAAATTAATTGAGTATCCAACATTAATTAAGCGCATTTTGACTGAGTATGTAGAACTGAGTAACCGCCATCCTAACCCAGATATTGAGACTTTTTTGATTGTAGATGATGCAAAAGCTCACTATATTTGGATGAATCTTGGTTGGCAGAATGGAGAGCGTGTTACTGGGATGACAGTCTATGTTCGGATTCGGGATGGTAAGTTCTGGATTGAAGAGGATTGGACTGAAGACGGCATTGCGAATGATTTAGTGCTTGCAGGGGTTCCTAGAGAAGATATTGTGTTGGCATTTCATGAGCCACAAATGCGCCAGTACACAGATTTTCCAGTTGCGTCGTAG
- a CDS encoding DUF6119 family protein yields the protein MPKYNLYRIPKDREEDLLRKLSHSGLEQIGEQTLDRFYLKFFFSSQPDEINIWWVETYREFLGELETPKNLMHFGVLLISGNEICYAISLGKAHFYLSQFCDTEFGLNLAERIIDENDLKIKNSKYYKSAKSKMITTYQQGSQIMFDGGESMHYIKAKTVDPNTWGRMVSFGASVHLNISKKPLEIADFINHIEDVLRQEIRVKLPKVDIVKDSNVIKRLDRFLARSILRTREDSSINIEEFTMSGVDFIFSDTHEYSLYLKGKSDEAVRLSELSLDSLIDFLRSKSINLEDKINDLKLKIHNEYGRDHTKPLKFYLDFIKEDERYCLIDGIWHKFNKSYVDFLEEEVDKIEINYEARFDIDSDTDEVQFNRDRVNDGYLNYDRELVSLNGRYKVEKLDLYKDGILYFVKKGTPQKLSYIVDQAINTVRILQNNADRIEIDGEIIDIEGICLWIILKRQSSIEKLSDINSIILHMKLVEWRKTLIDAGFKPIININYIRT from the coding sequence ATGCCCAAATATAACCTTTATAGAATCCCCAAAGATAGAGAAGAAGATTTGCTTAGGAAACTAAGTCATTCTGGTTTAGAGCAGATTGGTGAGCAAACCTTAGATCGCTTCTATCTGAAATTTTTCTTCTCTAGCCAACCTGATGAAATTAATATTTGGTGGGTTGAAACATACAGAGAATTTTTAGGAGAATTAGAAACCCCGAAGAATTTAATGCACTTTGGAGTTTTGCTAATCTCAGGGAACGAGATTTGTTACGCAATTAGTTTAGGCAAAGCACACTTTTATTTAAGTCAGTTTTGTGATACTGAATTTGGACTAAATTTGGCAGAAAGAATTATTGACGAAAATGACCTAAAAATCAAGAATTCTAAATATTATAAGAGTGCTAAAAGCAAAATGATAACGACCTATCAGCAAGGTAGTCAAATAATGTTTGATGGTGGGGAGTCCATGCACTATATCAAAGCCAAGACTGTCGATCCAAATACTTGGGGAAGAATGGTAAGTTTCGGAGCTTCAGTACATTTAAATATATCAAAAAAGCCATTAGAAATTGCAGACTTTATCAATCATATTGAAGATGTTCTTAGACAGGAAATCAGGGTCAAATTACCAAAAGTAGATATTGTCAAAGATAGTAATGTGATCAAACGCTTGGATAGATTTTTAGCTAGGTCAATTCTAAGAACTCGAGAAGACTCTAGCATTAACATCGAAGAGTTTACTATGTCTGGAGTAGATTTTATTTTTTCTGATACCCATGAGTATAGTCTTTACTTAAAAGGCAAAAGTGATGAAGCTGTCCGCTTGAGTGAACTAAGTCTAGACTCCTTGATTGATTTCCTGAGAAGCAAAAGTATAAATCTTGAAGATAAAATTAATGATTTAAAACTAAAGATTCACAACGAGTATGGACGTGACCATACAAAACCACTCAAGTTTTATCTTGATTTTATTAAGGAAGATGAACGATATTGCCTTATTGATGGTATCTGGCATAAATTTAATAAGTCATATGTAGATTTTTTAGAAGAAGAGGTTGATAAGATTGAAATAAATTATGAAGCTAGATTCGATATCGATTCTGATACTGATGAAGTTCAATTCAATCGAGACCGAGTAAATGATGGCTATCTAAATTACGATCGAGAACTAGTAAGTTTAAATGGTCGTTATAAAGTTGAAAAATTAGATTTATACAAAGATGGTATTTTATACTTTGTTAAGAAAGGAACCCCGCAAAAGCTTTCATATATTGTGGATCAAGCCATAAATACTGTAAGAATACTTCAAAATAATGCTGATCGAATCGAAATAGATGGAGAAATAATAGATATAGAGGGAATTTGCCTATGGATCATTCTTAAGCGACAGTCATCTATTGAAAAGCTTTCAGATATTAATTCCATCATCCTTCATATGAAACTTGTAGAGTGGAGAAAAACCCTTATAGATGCTGGCTTTAAACCCATAATCAACATCAACTACATTAGGACATAA